The following coding sequences lie in one Peromyscus maniculatus bairdii isolate BWxNUB_F1_BW_parent chromosome 3, HU_Pman_BW_mat_3.1, whole genome shotgun sequence genomic window:
- the Chd4 gene encoding chromodomain-helicase-DNA-binding protein 4 isoform X8 encodes MASGLGSPSPCSAGSEEEDMDALLNNSLPPPHPDNEEDPEEDLSEAETPKLKKKKKPKKPRDPKIPKSKRQKKELGDSSGEGPEFVEEEEEVALRSDSEGSDYTPGKKKKKKLGPKKEKKSKSKRKEEEEEEEDDDDSKEPKSSAQLLEDWGMEDIDHVFSEEDYRTLTNYKAFSQFVRPLIAAKNPKIAVSKMMMVLGAKWREFSTNNPFKGSSGASVAAAAAAAVAVVESMVTATEVAPPPPPVEVPIRKAKTKEGKGPNARRKPKGSPRVPDAKKPKPKKVAPLKIKLGGFGSKRKRSSSEDDDLDVESDFDDASINSYSVSDGSTSRSSRSRKKLRTTKKKKKGEEEVTAVDGYETDHQDYCEVCQQGGEIILCDTCPRAYHMVCLDPDMEKAPEGKWSCPHCEKEGIQWEAKEDNSEGEEILEEVGGDPEEEDDHHMEFCRVCKDGGELLCCDTCPSSYHIHCLNPPLPEIPNGEWLCPRCTCPALKGKVQKILIWKWGQPPSPTPVPRPPDADPNTPSPKPLEGRPERQFFVKWQGMSYWHCSWVSELQLELHCQVMFRNYQRKNDMDEPPSGDFGGDEEKSRKRKNKDPKFAEMEERFYRYGIKPEWMMIHRILNHSVDKKGHVHYLIKWRDLPYDQASWESEDVEIQDYDLFKQSYWNHRELMRGEEGRPGKKLKKVKLRKLERPPETPTVDPTVKYERQPEYLDATGGTLHPYQMEGLNWLRFSWAQGTDTILADEMGLGKTVQTAVFLYSLYKEGHSKGPFLVSAPLSTIINWEREFEMWAPDMYVVTYVGDKDSRAIIRENEFSFEDNAIRGGKKASRMKKEASVKFHVLLTSYELITIDMAILGSIDWACLIVDEAHRLKNNQSKFFRVLNGYSLQHKLLLTGTPLQNNLEELFHLLNFLTPERFHNLEGFLEEFADIAKEDQIKKLHDMLGPHMLRRLKADVFKNMPSKTELIVRVELSPMQKKYYKYILTRNFEALNARGGGNQVSLLNVVMDLKKCCNHPYLFPVAAMEAPKMPNGMYDGSALIRASGKLLLLQKMLKNLKEGGHRVLIFSQMTKMLDLLEDFLEHEGYKYERIDGGITGNMRQEAIDRFNAPGAQQFCFLLSTRAGGLGINLATADTVIIYDSDWNPHNDIQAFSRAHRIGQNKKVMIYRFVTRASVEERITQVAKKKMMLTHLVVRPGLGSKTGSMSKQELDDILKFGTEELFKDEATDGGGDNKEGEDSSVIHYDDKAIERLLDRNQDETEDTELQGMNEYLSSFKVAQYVVREEEMGEEEEVEREIIKQEESVDPDYWEKLLRHHYEQQQEDLARNLGKGKRIRKQVNYNDGSQEDRDWQDDQSDNQSDYSVASEEGDEDFDERSEAPRRPSRKGLRNDKDKPLPPLLARVGGNIEVLGFNARQRKAFLNAIMRYGMPPQDAFTTQWLVRDLRGKSEKEFKAYVSLFMRHLCEPGADGAETFADGVPREGLSRQHVLTRIGVMSLIRKKVQEFEHVNGRWSMPELAEVEESKKLSQPGSPSPKTPTPSTPGDTQPNTPAPVPPAEDGIKIEENSLKEEESTEGEKEVKPTSTAPEVTAEGAQPPAPAPAPAPEDEKAPAEPPEGEEKGEKAEVKERTEEPMEVEPKGSAETDKVEEKSAIDLTPIVVEDKEEKKEEEEKKEVMLQNGETPKDLSDEKQKKNVKQRFMFNIADGGFTELHSLWQNEERAATVTKKTYEIWHRRHDYWLLAGIINHGYARWQDIQNDPRYAILNEPFKGEMNRGNFLEIKNKFLARRFKLLEQALVIEEQLRRAAYLNMSEDPSHPSMALNTRFAEVECLAESHQHLSKESMAGNKPANAVLHKVLKQLEELLSDMKADVTRLPATIARIPPVAVRLQMSERNILSRLANRAPEPPPQQVAQQQ; translated from the exons ATGGCGTCGGGCCTGGGCTCCCCGTCCCCCTGCTCGGcgggcagtgaggaggaggacatGGATGCACTTCTGAACAAcagcctgcccccaccccatccag ACAATGAAGAAGACCCAGAGGAGGATTTATCAGAAGCGGAGACTCCAAagctcaagaagaaaaaaaagcctaAGAAACCTCGAGACCCTAAAATCCCTAAGAGCAAGCGCCAAAAAAAGGAG CTGGGGGACAGCTCTGGGGAGGGGCCCGAgtttgtggaggaggaggaagaggtcgCTCTGCGGTCAGACAGCGAAGGTAGCGACTATACTCctggcaagaagaagaagaagaagctcggacctaagaaagagaagaagagcaaGTCCAAgcggaaggaggaggaagaggaggaggaggatgacgaTGACTCCAAG GAACCGAAATCATCTGCCCAGCTTTTGGAAGACTGGGGCATGGAAGACATTGACCATGTGTTCTCAGAGGAAGATTACCGTACCCTCACCAACTACAAGGCTTTCAGCCAGTTTGTCCG ACCCCTAATTGCTGCTAAAAACCCCAAGATTGCTGTCTCCAAGATGATGATGGTCTTGGGTGCAAAGTGGAGGGAATTCAGTACCAACAACCCCTTCAAGGGCAGCTCTGGAGCTTCGGTGGCGGCTGCAGCTGCagcggctgtggctgtggtggagAGCATGGTGACAGCTACTGAAGTCGCACCGCCCCCTCCCCCTGTGGAGGTGCCTATCCGCAAGGCCAAGACCAAGGAGGGCAAAG GTCCCAATGCTCGGAGGAAGCCCAAAGGCAGCCCTCGAGTGCCTGATGCCAAGAAGCCTAAACCCAAGAAAGTAGCTCCTCTGAAAATCAAGCTGGGAGGTTTCGGCTCCAAGCGTAAGAGATCCTCG agTGAGGATGATGACTTAGATGTAGAATCTGACTTCGATGATGCCAGCATCAATAGCTACTCTGTTTCGGATGGTTCTACCAGCCGCAGTAGTCGGAGCCGCAAGAAACTCCGgaccactaaaaagaaaaagaaag GCGAGGAGGAGGTGACTGCTGTGGATGGTTATGAGACAGACCACCAGGACTATTGTGAGGTGTGCCAGCAAGGCGGTGAGATCATCCTGTGTGACACCTGCCCCCGAGCCTACCATATGGTGTGCCTGGACCCAGACATGGAGAAGGCCCCCGAGGGCAAGTGGAGCTGCCCACACTGT GAGAAGGAGGGCATCCAGTGGGAGGCTAAAGAAGACAATTCTGAGGGTGAGGAGATTCTTGAAGAGGTTGGGGGTGACCCAGAAGAGGAAGATGACCACCATATGGAGTTCTGTCGAGTCTGCAAAGATGGCGGGGAGCTGCTATGCTGTGACACCTGCCCTTCTTCATACCATATCCACTGCCTGAACCCCCCGCTGCCAGAGATCCCAAATGGCGAATGGCTCTGTCCCCGTTGTACT TGTCCAGCTCTTAAGGGCAAAGTGCAGAAGATCCTAATTTGGAAGTGGGGCCAGCCACCATCTCCCACCCCAGTGCCTCGGCCTCCAGATGCTGACCCTAATACTCCCTCTCCGAAACCCTTGGAGGGGCGGCCGGAGAGACAGTTCTTTGTAAAATGGCAAGGCATGTCTTACTGGCACTGCTCCTGGGTATCAGAACTGCAG TTGGAGCTGCACTGTCAGGTGATGTTCCGAAACTATCAGCGGAAGAATGATATGGACGAGCCACCTTCTGGGGACTTCGGTGGGGATGAAGAGAAGAGCCGAAAGCGAAAGAACAAGGACCCTAAGTTTGCAGAGATGGAAGAGCGCTTCTATCGCTATGGAATAAAACCGGAGTGGATGATGATCCATCGAATCCTCAACCACAG TGTGGACAAGAAGGGCCATGTTCACTACTTAATCAAGTGGCGAGACTTACCCTATGATCAGGCATCTTGGGAGAGTGAGGATGTGGAGATTCAGGACTACGACCTGTTCAAGCAGAGCTACTGGAATCACAG GGAGTTAATGAGGGGTGAGGAAGGACGACCTGGCAAGAAGCTCAAGAAGGTGAAGCTTCGGAAACTGGAGAGGCCTCCGGAGACCCCAACTGTTGAC CCAACAGTGAAGTATGAGCGACAGCCAGAGTACCTGGATGCCACAGGTGGCACTCTGCACCCCTACCAAATGGAAGGCTTAAACTGGCTGCGCTTCTCCTGGGCTCAGGGTACTGACACCATCTTGGCTGATGAGATGGGCCTTGGGAAAACTGTGCAGACCGCAGTCTTTCTCTATTCCCTCTACAAGGAG GGTCATTCCAAAGGCCCCTTCTTAGTAAGTGCTCCGCTTTCTACCATCATCAACTGGGAGCGAGAGTTTGAGATGTGGGCTCCCGATATGTACGTGGTAACCTATGTGGGTGACAAGGACAGCCGTGCTATCATCAGGGAGAATGAGTTCTCCTTTGAAGACAATGCCATTCGTGGTGGCAAGAAGGCCTCCCGAATGAAG AAAGAAGCATCTGTGAAATTTCATGTTCTGCTGACATCCTATGAATTGATCACCATTGATATGGCCATCTTAGGTTCTATTGATTGGGCCTGCCTTATTGTGGATGAAGCTCATCGTCTGAAGAACAATCAATCTAAG TTCTTCCGAGTTTTGAATGGTTACTCACTACAGCACAAGCTGTTGCTAACTGGGACTCCATTACAAAACAACCTGGAGGAACTGTTTCATCTGCTCAACTTTCTCACCCCTGAGAGATTCCA cAATTTGGAAGGCTTCTTGGAGGAGTTTGCTGACATTGCTAAAGAGGACCAGATTAAAAAACTACATGACATGCTCGGGCCTCATATGTTGCGGCGGCTCAAAGCTGATGTGTTCAAGAATATGCCATCCAAGACAGAGCTGATTGTGCGTGTGGAGCTGAGCCCTATGCAGAA GAAGTACTACAAGTATATTCTCACACGGAATTTTGAAGCACTTAATGCTCGAGGTGGTGGCAACCAGGTTTCCCTGCTAAATGTGGTGATGGATCTTAAGAAGTGCTGCAACCACCCTTACCTCTTCCCTGTGGCGGCAATG GAAGCCCCTAAGATGCCTAATGGCATGTATGATGGCAGTGCCCTAATCAGAGCATCTGGGAAATTGTTGCTGCTACAGAAGATGCTTAAGAACCTTAAGGAGGGAGGGCATCGGGTTCTCATCTTTTCCCAG ATGACCAAGATGTTGGACTTGCTAGAGGATTTTTTAGAACATGAAGGTTATAAATATGAACGTATTGATGGTGGGATCACTGGGAACATGCGACAGGAGGCTATTGACCGCTTCAATG caCCGGGTGCTCAGCAGTTCTGCTTCTTGCTTTCCACTCGAGCTGGGGGCCTTGGGATCAATTTGGCCACTGCTGACACAGTTATCATATATGATTCTGACTGGAACCCCCATAATGACATTCAG GCCTTTAGTAGAGCCCACCGAATTGGGCAGAATAAGAAGGTGATGATCTACCGGTTTGTGACCCGTGCGTCCGTGGAGGAGCGCATCACCCAGGTGGCCAAGAAGAAGATGATGTTGACGCACTTGGTGGTGCGGCCTGGGCTGGGCTCCAAGACCGGCTCCATGTCCAAACAGGAGCTCGATGACATCCTCAAATTCGGCACTGAGGAGCTCTTCAAGGATGAAGCCACAGACGGGG GCGGAGACAACAAagagggagaagacagcagtgTCATCCATTATGATGACAAGGCCATTGAACGACTGCTGGATCGCAACCAGGATGAGACCGAAGACACAGAGTTGCAGGGCATGAATGAGTACTTGAGCTCATTCAAAGTGGCCCAGTATGTGGTACGGGAAGAAGAAATGGGG gaggaagaggaggtagaacgGGAAATCATAAAACAGGAAGAAAGTGTGGATCCTGACTACTGGGAGAAATTGCTGCGGCACCATTATGAGCAGCAGCAAGAAGATCTAGCCCGAAATCTGGGCAAAGGAAAAAGAATCCGTAAACAGGTCAACTACAATGATGGCTCCCAGGAGGACCGAG atTGGCAGGACGACCAGTCCGACAACCAGTCCGATTACTCAGTGGCCTCAGAGGAAGGTGATGAAGACTTCGATGAAAGATCAGAAG CTCCCCGCAGGCCCAGTCGCAAGGGCCTGCGGAATGATAAAGATAAGCCATTACCTCCTCTGTTGGCCCGAGTTGGTGGAAATATTGAA GTACTTGGTTTTAATGCTCGTCAGAGAAAAGCATTTCTTAATGCAATTATGCGATATGGCATGCCACCTCAGGATGCTTTTACCACTCAGTGGCTTGTGAGAGATCTTCGAGGCAAGTCAGAGAAAGAATTTAA GGCTTACGTGTCACTCTTCATGCGGCATTTATGTGAGCCTGGGGCAGACGGGGCGGAAACTTTTGCTGATGGTGTCCCCCGTGAAGGCCTGTCTCGGCAGCACGTTCTTACAAGGATTGGTGTCATGTCCTTGATTCGGAAAAAG GTTCAGGAGTTTGAGCATGTGAACGGGCGCTGGAGCATGCCCGAACTGGCTGAAGTAGAGGAAAGCAAGAAACTGTCTCAGCCAGGCTCACCCTCTCCAAAGACTCCTACACCTTCCACCCCAGGGGACACACAGCCCAATACTCCTGCACCTGTGCCACCTGCTG AGGATGGGATAAAAATAGAGGAGAATAGCCTTAAAGAAGAAGAGAgcacagaaggagaaaaggaggtgaAGCCTACGTCTACAGCCCCTGAGGTGACTGCGGAG GGTGCACAGCCCCctgctcctgcccctgcccctgcccctgagGATGAAAAGGCTCCTGCTGAACCtcctgagggagaggagaaaggggagaaggcagaggtgaaggagaggacagaggagccGATGGAGGTGGAGCCCAAAG GCTCTGCTGAGACAGACAAGGTGGAGGAGAAGTCTGCAATAGACCTGACCCCTATCGTGGTGGAAGACAAAG aagagaagaaagaggaagaagagaaaaaggaggtaATGCTTCAGAATGGAGAAACGCCCAAGGATCTTAGTgatgagaagcagaagaaaaacgTCAAACAGCGCTTCATGTTCAACATTGCAGACGGGGGTTTCACTG AATTGCACTCCCTTTGGCAGAACGAGGAGCGGGCCGCCACAGTCACCAAGAAGACGTACGAGATCTGGCACCGCCGGCATGACTACTGGCTGCTGGCTGGCATTATAAA CCATGGCTATGCCCGATGGCAGGATATCCAGAATGACCCACGGTATGCCATCCTCAATGAGCCTTTCAAGGGGGAAATGAATCGTGGCAATTTTCTAGAGATCAAGAATAAATTTCTAGCTCGAAGATTTAAG
- the Chd4 gene encoding chromodomain-helicase-DNA-binding protein 4 isoform X9, with protein sequence MASGLGSPSPCSAGSEEEDMDALLNNSLPPPHPDNEEDPEEDLSEAETPKLKKKKKPKKPRDPKIPKSKRQKKELGDSSGEGPEFVEEEEEVALRSDSEGSDYTPGKKKKKKLGPKKEKKSKSKRKEEEEEEEDDDDSKEPKSSAQLLEDWGMEDIDHVFSEEDYRTLTNYKAFSQFVRPLIAAKNPKIAVSKMMMVLGAKWREFSTNNPFKGSSGASVAAAAAAAVAVVESMVTATEVAPPPPPVEVPIRKAKTKEGKGPNARRKPKGSPRVPDAKKPKPKKVAPLKIKLGGFGSKRKRSSSEDDDLDVESDFDDASINSYSVSDGSTSRSSRSRKKLRTTKKKKKGEEEVTAVDGYETDHQDYCEVCQQGGEIILCDTCPRAYHMVCLDPDMEKAPEGKWSCPHCEKEGIQWEAKEDNSEGEEILEEVGGDPEEEDDHHMEFCRVCKDGGELLCCDTCPSSYHIHCLNPPLPEIPNGEWLCPRCTCPALKGKVQKILIWKWGQPPSPTPVPRPPDADPNTPSPKPLEGRPERQFFVKWQGMSYWHCSWVSELQLELHCQVMFRNYQRKNDMDEPPSGDFGGDEEKSRKRKNKDPKFAEMEERFYRYGIKPEWMMIHRILNHSVDKKGHVHYLIKWRDLPYDQASWESEDVEIQDYDLFKQSYWNHRELMRGEEGRPGKKLKKVKLRKLERPPETPTVDPTVKYERQPEYLDATGGTLHPYQMEGLNWLRFSWAQGTDTILADEMGLGKTVQTAVFLYSLYKEGHSKGPFLVSAPLSTIINWEREFEMWAPDMYVVTYVGDKDSRAIIRENEFSFEDNAIRGGKKASRMKKEASVKFHVLLTSYELITIDMAILGSIDWACLIVDEAHRLKNNQSKFFRVLNGYSLQHKLLLTGTPLQNNLEELFHLLNFLTPERFHNLEGFLEEFADIAKEDQIKKLHDMLGPHMLRRLKADVFKNMPSKTELIVRVELSPMQKKYYKYILTRNFEALNARGGGNQVSLLNVVMDLKKCCNHPYLFPVAAMEAPKMPNGMYDGSALIRASGKLLLLQKMLKNLKEGGHRVLIFSQMTKMLDLLEDFLEHEGYKYERIDGGITGNMRQEAIDRFNAPGAQQFCFLLSTRAGGLGINLATADTVIIYDSDWNPHNDIQAFSRAHRIGQNKKVMIYRFVTRASVEERITQVAKKKMMLTHLVVRPGLGSKTGSMSKQELDDILKFGTEELFKDEATDGGGDNKEGEDSSVIHYDDKAIERLLDRNQDETEDTELQGMNEYLSSFKVAQYVVREEEMGEEEVEREIIKQEESVDPDYWEKLLRHHYEQQQEDLARNLGKGKRIRKQVNYNDGSQEDRDWQDDQSDNQSDYSVASEEGDEDFDERSEAPRRPSRKGLRNDKDKPLPPLLARVGGNIEVLGFNARQRKAFLNAIMRYGMPPQDAFTTQWLVRDLRGKSEKEFKAYVSLFMRHLCEPGADGAETFADGVPREGLSRQHVLTRIGVMSLIRKKVQEFEHVNGRWSMPELAEVEESKKLSQPGSPSPKTPTPSTPGDTQPNTPAPVPPAEDGIKIEENSLKEEESTEGEKEVKPTSTAPEVTAEGAQPPAPAPAPAPEDEKAPAEPPEGEEKGEKAEVKERTEEPMEVEPKGSAETDKVEEKSAIDLTPIVVEDKEEKKEEEEKKEVMLQNGETPKDLSDEKQKKNVKQRFMFNIADGGFTELHSLWQNEERAATVTKKTYEIWHRRHDYWLLAGIINHGYARWQDIQNDPRYAILNEPFKGEMNRGNFLEIKNKFLARRFKLLEQALVIEEQLRRAAYLNMSEDPSHPSMALNTRFAEVECLAESHQHLSKESMAGNKPANAVLHKGLLKQLEELLSDMKADVTRLPATIARIPPVAVRLQMSERNILSRLANRAPEPPPQQVAQQQ encoded by the exons ATGGCGTCGGGCCTGGGCTCCCCGTCCCCCTGCTCGGcgggcagtgaggaggaggacatGGATGCACTTCTGAACAAcagcctgcccccaccccatccag ACAATGAAGAAGACCCAGAGGAGGATTTATCAGAAGCGGAGACTCCAAagctcaagaagaaaaaaaagcctaAGAAACCTCGAGACCCTAAAATCCCTAAGAGCAAGCGCCAAAAAAAGGAG CTGGGGGACAGCTCTGGGGAGGGGCCCGAgtttgtggaggaggaggaagaggtcgCTCTGCGGTCAGACAGCGAAGGTAGCGACTATACTCctggcaagaagaagaagaagaagctcggacctaagaaagagaagaagagcaaGTCCAAgcggaaggaggaggaagaggaggaggaggatgacgaTGACTCCAAG GAACCGAAATCATCTGCCCAGCTTTTGGAAGACTGGGGCATGGAAGACATTGACCATGTGTTCTCAGAGGAAGATTACCGTACCCTCACCAACTACAAGGCTTTCAGCCAGTTTGTCCG ACCCCTAATTGCTGCTAAAAACCCCAAGATTGCTGTCTCCAAGATGATGATGGTCTTGGGTGCAAAGTGGAGGGAATTCAGTACCAACAACCCCTTCAAGGGCAGCTCTGGAGCTTCGGTGGCGGCTGCAGCTGCagcggctgtggctgtggtggagAGCATGGTGACAGCTACTGAAGTCGCACCGCCCCCTCCCCCTGTGGAGGTGCCTATCCGCAAGGCCAAGACCAAGGAGGGCAAAG GTCCCAATGCTCGGAGGAAGCCCAAAGGCAGCCCTCGAGTGCCTGATGCCAAGAAGCCTAAACCCAAGAAAGTAGCTCCTCTGAAAATCAAGCTGGGAGGTTTCGGCTCCAAGCGTAAGAGATCCTCG agTGAGGATGATGACTTAGATGTAGAATCTGACTTCGATGATGCCAGCATCAATAGCTACTCTGTTTCGGATGGTTCTACCAGCCGCAGTAGTCGGAGCCGCAAGAAACTCCGgaccactaaaaagaaaaagaaag GCGAGGAGGAGGTGACTGCTGTGGATGGTTATGAGACAGACCACCAGGACTATTGTGAGGTGTGCCAGCAAGGCGGTGAGATCATCCTGTGTGACACCTGCCCCCGAGCCTACCATATGGTGTGCCTGGACCCAGACATGGAGAAGGCCCCCGAGGGCAAGTGGAGCTGCCCACACTGT GAGAAGGAGGGCATCCAGTGGGAGGCTAAAGAAGACAATTCTGAGGGTGAGGAGATTCTTGAAGAGGTTGGGGGTGACCCAGAAGAGGAAGATGACCACCATATGGAGTTCTGTCGAGTCTGCAAAGATGGCGGGGAGCTGCTATGCTGTGACACCTGCCCTTCTTCATACCATATCCACTGCCTGAACCCCCCGCTGCCAGAGATCCCAAATGGCGAATGGCTCTGTCCCCGTTGTACT TGTCCAGCTCTTAAGGGCAAAGTGCAGAAGATCCTAATTTGGAAGTGGGGCCAGCCACCATCTCCCACCCCAGTGCCTCGGCCTCCAGATGCTGACCCTAATACTCCCTCTCCGAAACCCTTGGAGGGGCGGCCGGAGAGACAGTTCTTTGTAAAATGGCAAGGCATGTCTTACTGGCACTGCTCCTGGGTATCAGAACTGCAG TTGGAGCTGCACTGTCAGGTGATGTTCCGAAACTATCAGCGGAAGAATGATATGGACGAGCCACCTTCTGGGGACTTCGGTGGGGATGAAGAGAAGAGCCGAAAGCGAAAGAACAAGGACCCTAAGTTTGCAGAGATGGAAGAGCGCTTCTATCGCTATGGAATAAAACCGGAGTGGATGATGATCCATCGAATCCTCAACCACAG TGTGGACAAGAAGGGCCATGTTCACTACTTAATCAAGTGGCGAGACTTACCCTATGATCAGGCATCTTGGGAGAGTGAGGATGTGGAGATTCAGGACTACGACCTGTTCAAGCAGAGCTACTGGAATCACAG GGAGTTAATGAGGGGTGAGGAAGGACGACCTGGCAAGAAGCTCAAGAAGGTGAAGCTTCGGAAACTGGAGAGGCCTCCGGAGACCCCAACTGTTGAC CCAACAGTGAAGTATGAGCGACAGCCAGAGTACCTGGATGCCACAGGTGGCACTCTGCACCCCTACCAAATGGAAGGCTTAAACTGGCTGCGCTTCTCCTGGGCTCAGGGTACTGACACCATCTTGGCTGATGAGATGGGCCTTGGGAAAACTGTGCAGACCGCAGTCTTTCTCTATTCCCTCTACAAGGAG GGTCATTCCAAAGGCCCCTTCTTAGTAAGTGCTCCGCTTTCTACCATCATCAACTGGGAGCGAGAGTTTGAGATGTGGGCTCCCGATATGTACGTGGTAACCTATGTGGGTGACAAGGACAGCCGTGCTATCATCAGGGAGAATGAGTTCTCCTTTGAAGACAATGCCATTCGTGGTGGCAAGAAGGCCTCCCGAATGAAG AAAGAAGCATCTGTGAAATTTCATGTTCTGCTGACATCCTATGAATTGATCACCATTGATATGGCCATCTTAGGTTCTATTGATTGGGCCTGCCTTATTGTGGATGAAGCTCATCGTCTGAAGAACAATCAATCTAAG TTCTTCCGAGTTTTGAATGGTTACTCACTACAGCACAAGCTGTTGCTAACTGGGACTCCATTACAAAACAACCTGGAGGAACTGTTTCATCTGCTCAACTTTCTCACCCCTGAGAGATTCCA cAATTTGGAAGGCTTCTTGGAGGAGTTTGCTGACATTGCTAAAGAGGACCAGATTAAAAAACTACATGACATGCTCGGGCCTCATATGTTGCGGCGGCTCAAAGCTGATGTGTTCAAGAATATGCCATCCAAGACAGAGCTGATTGTGCGTGTGGAGCTGAGCCCTATGCAGAA GAAGTACTACAAGTATATTCTCACACGGAATTTTGAAGCACTTAATGCTCGAGGTGGTGGCAACCAGGTTTCCCTGCTAAATGTGGTGATGGATCTTAAGAAGTGCTGCAACCACCCTTACCTCTTCCCTGTGGCGGCAATG GAAGCCCCTAAGATGCCTAATGGCATGTATGATGGCAGTGCCCTAATCAGAGCATCTGGGAAATTGTTGCTGCTACAGAAGATGCTTAAGAACCTTAAGGAGGGAGGGCATCGGGTTCTCATCTTTTCCCAG ATGACCAAGATGTTGGACTTGCTAGAGGATTTTTTAGAACATGAAGGTTATAAATATGAACGTATTGATGGTGGGATCACTGGGAACATGCGACAGGAGGCTATTGACCGCTTCAATG caCCGGGTGCTCAGCAGTTCTGCTTCTTGCTTTCCACTCGAGCTGGGGGCCTTGGGATCAATTTGGCCACTGCTGACACAGTTATCATATATGATTCTGACTGGAACCCCCATAATGACATTCAG GCCTTTAGTAGAGCCCACCGAATTGGGCAGAATAAGAAGGTGATGATCTACCGGTTTGTGACCCGTGCGTCCGTGGAGGAGCGCATCACCCAGGTGGCCAAGAAGAAGATGATGTTGACGCACTTGGTGGTGCGGCCTGGGCTGGGCTCCAAGACCGGCTCCATGTCCAAACAGGAGCTCGATGACATCCTCAAATTCGGCACTGAGGAGCTCTTCAAGGATGAAGCCACAGACGGGG GCGGAGACAACAAagagggagaagacagcagtgTCATCCATTATGATGACAAGGCCATTGAACGACTGCTGGATCGCAACCAGGATGAGACCGAAGACACAGAGTTGCAGGGCATGAATGAGTACTTGAGCTCATTCAAAGTGGCCCAGTATGTGGTACGGGAAGAAGAAATGGGG gaagaggaggtagaacgGGAAATCATAAAACAGGAAGAAAGTGTGGATCCTGACTACTGGGAGAAATTGCTGCGGCACCATTATGAGCAGCAGCAAGAAGATCTAGCCCGAAATCTGGGCAAAGGAAAAAGAATCCGTAAACAGGTCAACTACAATGATGGCTCCCAGGAGGACCGAG atTGGCAGGACGACCAGTCCGACAACCAGTCCGATTACTCAGTGGCCTCAGAGGAAGGTGATGAAGACTTCGATGAAAGATCAGAAG CTCCCCGCAGGCCCAGTCGCAAGGGCCTGCGGAATGATAAAGATAAGCCATTACCTCCTCTGTTGGCCCGAGTTGGTGGAAATATTGAA GTACTTGGTTTTAATGCTCGTCAGAGAAAAGCATTTCTTAATGCAATTATGCGATATGGCATGCCACCTCAGGATGCTTTTACCACTCAGTGGCTTGTGAGAGATCTTCGAGGCAAGTCAGAGAAAGAATTTAA GGCTTACGTGTCACTCTTCATGCGGCATTTATGTGAGCCTGGGGCAGACGGGGCGGAAACTTTTGCTGATGGTGTCCCCCGTGAAGGCCTGTCTCGGCAGCACGTTCTTACAAGGATTGGTGTCATGTCCTTGATTCGGAAAAAG GTTCAGGAGTTTGAGCATGTGAACGGGCGCTGGAGCATGCCCGAACTGGCTGAAGTAGAGGAAAGCAAGAAACTGTCTCAGCCAGGCTCACCCTCTCCAAAGACTCCTACACCTTCCACCCCAGGGGACACACAGCCCAATACTCCTGCACCTGTGCCACCTGCTG AGGATGGGATAAAAATAGAGGAGAATAGCCTTAAAGAAGAAGAGAgcacagaaggagaaaaggaggtgaAGCCTACGTCTACAGCCCCTGAGGTGACTGCGGAG GGTGCACAGCCCCctgctcctgcccctgcccctgcccctgagGATGAAAAGGCTCCTGCTGAACCtcctgagggagaggagaaaggggagaaggcagaggtgaaggagaggacagaggagccGATGGAGGTGGAGCCCAAAG GCTCTGCTGAGACAGACAAGGTGGAGGAGAAGTCTGCAATAGACCTGACCCCTATCGTGGTGGAAGACAAAG aagagaagaaagaggaagaagagaaaaaggaggtaATGCTTCAGAATGGAGAAACGCCCAAGGATCTTAGTgatgagaagcagaagaaaaacgTCAAACAGCGCTTCATGTTCAACATTGCAGACGGGGGTTTCACTG AATTGCACTCCCTTTGGCAGAACGAGGAGCGGGCCGCCACAGTCACCAAGAAGACGTACGAGATCTGGCACCGCCGGCATGACTACTGGCTGCTGGCTGGCATTATAAA CCATGGCTATGCCCGATGGCAGGATATCCAGAATGACCCACGGTATGCCATCCTCAATGAGCCTTTCAAGGGGGAAATGAATCGTGGCAATTTTCTAGAGATCAAGAATAAATTTCTAGCTCGAAGATTTAAG